A single region of the Papilio machaon chromosome 13, ilPapMach1.1, whole genome shotgun sequence genome encodes:
- the LOC106710482 gene encoding putative uncharacterized protein DDB_G0290521: MRGKMNLIAYFRVLVVIISAINPKIINAYNPDNDPLMFIANPVEANMPGHWIPLSILKVILEGTTRQVTQKEKLSDYVTEPPRQTKKIEVVTTEKATSEITTASTDPPSEAGTEATAAPEVSTEAPTVAPTEAPTEVPTAAAPEAPTEAPTEAPTEAPTEAPTEAPTETLTEPPTEAPTEAPTEAPTEAPTEAPTEAPTEAPTEAPTKRQKPVRKKPKDNHENLS, from the exons ATGAGAGGAAAAA TGAATTTAATAGCATACTTCAGAGTATTGGTGGTTATTATATCCGCTATTAATCCCAAGATTATAAATGCATACAACCCTGACAATGACCCACTTATGTTCATTGCTAATCCCGTAGAAGCTAACATGCCGGGACATTGGATTCCTTTGAGCATACTCAAAGTTATACTTGAAGGCACAACGAGGCAGGTCACACAAAAGGAAAAATTGTCAGACTATGTAACTGAACCTCCTCGCCAGACTAAAAAAATCGAAGTAGTTACCACAGAAAAAGCAACAAGTGAGATTACGACTGCATCCACAGATCCTCCTTCTGAAGCTGGAACTGAAGCTACTGCAGCCCCTGAAGTATCCACTGAAGCGCCTACTGTAGCGCCAACGGAAGCACCAACTGAAGTGCCTACTGCAGCGGCGCCTGAAGCACCCACAGAAGCGCCAACCGAAGCACCTACTGAAGCGCCCACTGAAGCTCCTACTGAAGCTCCTACTGAAACACTTACTGAACCACCTACTGAAGCACCTACTGAAGCACCTACTGAAGCACCTACTGAAGCACCTACTGAAGCACCTACTGAAGCGCCCACTGAAGCTCCAACTGAAGCACCGACGAAGCGTCAGAAGCCAGTTCGTAAAAAACCTAAAGATAATCACGAAAATCtatcataa